The sequence AGCACAttttgatatctcaaaaaaaaagagatctcatttatcattttccaataatagttgatttttattcattttcaaagaatatcAACTATGTAtctatcatttttatttcattaccATGTACTTACTTTTAAGCCCATAATCTCTCCCTTTACTACCAGCAGCTGTGGCAAGTTTCGGAAGTCCTCAAGTACTTCGTAGTTTCGGCAGAGGTGAACGATCACCTGAAAACGAAACCAATTGTTGCAAGCTCTCATGCATGGCTAAATGCTAAAGTAACCTTTTTCAAGTTCGGATGATTGGCAAGTTCAACTACGGTTCCTCGATTGATTTTCTCCAGGTCCAGCTCGCGTAGATAGATGaactgaaaaagcaaaaaaacatgtttagttgaaagaaaaagtgaataagaACCTGCAGTTTTGGCATCTTGTTCGCCATGTATGAAAACAGGGAATCCGGGAGAAATGGGTAGTCCACCGGCTTGTCGACCAAACATACACGCTCCACTCGCTGTTCAAACTTCTCCAGAATTGCCATCAATGGTCCCTGGAACatcttttttcagaacttcgaTCTTCTATCAGACTCTGCAGTAGTGACTAAATAGTTTACTGAGttgttttctttctcttttttcgccAACTAATCAACTGTTTCATTTAACAAGAAGCATGCTAAAATAGACTTTAACCGTTTCTTTTTTCGCCGATCAATTCATTTCCCGTTTGAAGACTCCTGTCAAAAAATAATCCTATTTTAACGCGACTTATGTCGCAAACATTTCcacaattgtttcattttgctcatttctGCTGTGCTGTCAAACTCTTTTTGCACATAGTTCCTAATGGTCCATAAAACGCAACACGGAAATTCAATACATTGGGAAAGGATGAATTACAATTCCCACActaaaaaatacgaaattaaaatgtatagatgcagaaacacttttttttcaaggtCCGTCATATATCATATTTCAGATCGTTTTTGCTCTTTCCCACCTCTCCTCagttttcagatcaaaacgTATCAATGTCCCAAGGAGCAAACGATCAAAGTATACAAAGGATCTATGACCTTACTTTAGTTTTGAGAATGCCGGGAAAGGATTAGGTTGGACcttttttgattataaaaaGATTGTAAGTTGTAATAAAACGGAATATGTGATGTGAATAGTTTTTGGAGGTACGTtttcatttctatttttcagtatcCGAGTTTGGAAAACTGACGAAACTTTCTATTTCAGTATGacaatccaaatttttcaatcagaaattgaaatagaaatg comes from Caenorhabditis elegans chromosome X and encodes:
- the Y72A10A.1 gene encoding FBD domain-containing protein (Confirmed by transcript evidence), producing the protein MAILEKFEQRVERVCLVDKPVDYPFLPDSLFSYMANKMPKLQFIYLRELDLEKINRGTVVELANHPNLKKVIVHLCRNYEVLEDFRNLPQLLVVKGEIMGLKAMLGDFEEEIAKSTASSSAQSSEASAHSPVPVNNGF
- the Y72A10A.1 gene encoding F-box/FBD/LRR-repeat protein (Confirmed by transcript evidence); its protein translation is MEATRNETKPVWVYIIFRKNHCSGHEKMTVNISFDGPIFWKRQVAYIYCCSCHFDEHEGPLMAILEKFEQRVERVCLVDKPVDYPFLPDSLFSYMANKMPKLQFIYLRELDLEKINRGTVVELANHPNLKKVIVHLCRNYEVLEDFRNLPQLLVVKGEIMGLKAMLGDFEEEIAKSTASSSAQSSEASAHSPVPVNNGF